The Fibrobacter sp. UWB11 genome includes a window with the following:
- the argF gene encoding ornithine carbamoyltransferase: MIDRNKHFLRLMDWSEERILETVAIASQLKKEVHAGKVSDRLHGQNIGMFFEKPSLRTITTFQVGMNQLGGHAVLLSPDSIGLGKRESVKDVARCLSRWVNAIVVRCFKQQLVEELAEYGSIPVVNALTDDYHPCQAIAFAQMINENLGGFMNADGKPKTVAFIGDGNNVANSFLALAAKIGMNFTLACPKGFEQPSKVVEEALPLLKKHGCQYRVFNDPKDAVKDADILYSDVWVSMGQEGEKATKQSHFLPFQINDELLKLAPAHCKVSHCLPAHRGEEITDSVMDNLDVNMSFEEAENRLHAHKAVLWQVMTPFA, translated from the coding sequence ATGATCGATCGCAACAAACACTTCCTCCGCCTCATGGACTGGAGTGAAGAACGTATTCTCGAAACCGTCGCCATCGCCTCGCAGCTCAAGAAAGAAGTCCACGCGGGCAAAGTCTCTGACCGTCTCCACGGCCAGAACATCGGCATGTTCTTCGAAAAACCGTCTCTGCGAACTATTACAACTTTCCAGGTGGGCATGAACCAGCTCGGCGGCCACGCCGTGCTCCTCTCCCCGGATTCTATCGGGCTTGGCAAGCGCGAAAGCGTCAAGGACGTTGCCCGCTGCCTCAGCCGCTGGGTAAACGCCATTGTAGTCCGTTGCTTCAAGCAGCAGCTCGTCGAAGAACTTGCTGAATACGGTTCCATTCCGGTCGTGAACGCATTGACCGACGACTATCATCCGTGCCAGGCCATCGCTTTTGCCCAGATGATTAACGAAAACCTCGGTGGTTTCATGAACGCCGATGGCAAGCCGAAGACAGTCGCCTTCATCGGTGACGGCAACAACGTTGCAAACTCCTTCCTCGCCCTTGCCGCCAAGATCGGTATGAACTTCACGCTCGCCTGCCCGAAGGGTTTTGAACAGCCTTCCAAGGTTGTCGAAGAAGCATTGCCGCTCTTGAAGAAGCATGGCTGCCAGTACCGCGTATTCAACGACCCGAAGGATGCCGTCAAGGACGCCGACATTCTCTATAGCGATGTTTGGGTCTCCATGGGTCAGGAAGGCGAAAAGGCTACAAAGCAGTCTCACTTCTTGCCGTTCCAGATCAACGATGAACTCTTGAAGCTCGCTCCGGCTCACTGCAAGGTTTCTCACTGCCTCCCGGCTCACCGCGGCGAAGAAATCACGGACTCCGTGATGGACAATCTCGACGTGAACATGAGCTTCGAAGAAGCAGAAAACCGCCTGCACGCTCACAAGGCCGTGCTCTGGCAGGTTATGACTCCGTTTGCTTAA
- a CDS encoding sugar ABC transporter substrate-binding protein → MKAITKIVGIVTTIAVSFIFAAKAPVAKPKPKQEALTVWIMPNGASPQEKLEQRLNLFTKKTGIKTKVTVLDWGVAWNRITTALATGIDAPDVLQLGTTWVPYFASRGEIKPLNEWLTQIDSTRFVPVSWNTTHIDSDTTIYSVPWFIDIRPILANKRILKKNDINPDDVSTFDGFVKAIRKVNNSHEVLDDGTKVRAFAFPGKNDWNIPHNFAPWIWSNGGNFIEKDANGKWKASILTPKTIYGIAKYLSFVLDTLVSTDALQMNTAQIVQHFNAGELAFIVNTSEVIMQTRIEGEKGGLLNTRIGNDSVMALPIPKGTEGSISFIGGSNLAIPTGNKKQESLDLLLYLTNDENLDAYTKQIGMLPASKKVLANWSKDDDYKTLVPMLGTGRAYTAIPEWGDIEQILGSMFSAIWDHLEIPALYSEEKIYEILANYSNNINKLLNHPISGDLTFAEFRETWHKALGIKDGNQNKGIEEKTKPTEENDSGFSRTPWIFAIAVLFGFIFAFTRRKKR, encoded by the coding sequence ATGAAAGCTATTACGAAAATTGTGGGCATCGTAACAACGATTGCCGTATCGTTCATTTTTGCAGCAAAGGCACCTGTAGCAAAGCCCAAACCTAAACAAGAAGCCCTAACGGTCTGGATTATGCCAAACGGTGCTTCGCCTCAGGAAAAACTAGAACAAAGGCTTAACCTTTTCACAAAGAAAACAGGAATCAAGACAAAAGTCACCGTTCTGGACTGGGGTGTAGCCTGGAACCGCATCACGACGGCACTTGCCACCGGCATAGACGCACCAGACGTATTACAGCTCGGCACAACATGGGTCCCGTACTTTGCTTCCCGCGGCGAAATCAAGCCTTTGAACGAATGGCTCACACAAATTGATTCCACGAGGTTCGTTCCCGTCAGCTGGAACACGACTCATATCGACTCCGACACGACCATCTATTCCGTTCCGTGGTTCATCGATATCCGCCCAATTTTGGCCAACAAACGCATTCTCAAGAAGAACGACATCAATCCTGACGATGTCTCTACATTTGATGGATTCGTTAAAGCCATCCGCAAGGTGAACAACAGCCACGAAGTGCTCGACGACGGCACCAAGGTCCGCGCATTTGCATTCCCGGGAAAGAACGACTGGAATATCCCGCACAACTTCGCCCCGTGGATCTGGAGCAATGGCGGCAATTTCATCGAAAAAGACGCTAATGGCAAATGGAAAGCGAGTATCCTCACCCCAAAGACCATCTATGGTATCGCCAAGTATTTGAGTTTTGTACTCGACACCCTCGTCAGCACCGACGCCTTGCAGATGAACACGGCTCAAATTGTACAACACTTTAATGCGGGTGAACTCGCCTTTATCGTAAACACATCCGAAGTCATCATGCAGACACGAATCGAAGGCGAAAAAGGCGGCCTTTTGAACACGAGAATCGGTAACGACAGCGTCATGGCTCTTCCCATACCGAAGGGCACGGAAGGCTCCATCAGCTTCATCGGCGGCAGTAACCTCGCCATCCCGACAGGCAACAAAAAGCAAGAATCTTTGGATCTTTTACTTTATCTCACCAACGATGAAAACTTGGATGCATATACAAAGCAAATAGGCATGCTCCCCGCATCGAAGAAGGTTCTTGCCAACTGGTCCAAGGACGACGACTACAAGACGCTTGTTCCTATGCTCGGCACAGGGCGTGCCTACACAGCCATTCCAGAATGGGGTGATATTGAACAGATTCTCGGATCCATGTTCAGCGCCATTTGGGACCATCTCGAAATCCCGGCGCTTTACTCCGAAGAAAAGATTTATGAAATCCTCGCGAATTATTCAAACAACATAAACAAGCTCCTGAACCACCCGATTTCCGGAGACCTCACATTTGCAGAATTCCGCGAAACCTGGCACAAGGCCCTGGGCATCAAGGACGGAAACCAGAACAAGGGTATCGAAGAAAAAACAAAGCCGACCGAAGAAAACGATTCCGGTTTCAGCCGTACCCCGTGGATTTTCGCCATCGCCGTGCTCTTCGGGTTCATTTTTGCGTTCACCCGCAGAAAGAAACGCTAA
- a CDS encoding aminotransferase class I/II-fold pyridoxal phosphate-dependent enzyme: MNYNPLAQSLNAELSANGCCVLDMLSEQGKAIFFPRKGILGQGAEAKGSDINATIGTALEDDGSPLVLDCVLKSLNLPKQSFLYAPSFGNPDLRKEWKAQVIKKNPTLASKNFSNPVVTCALTHAISCAGYLFLDAGDEVIIPDLYWDNYELVFENARGAKIKTFNTFKNGGFDTEALKAALAESKSNKKVVLLNFPNNPTGYTATEKEAVEIAKILTECAAAGNKVVALLDDAYFGLVYEEGVTKESLFVKLVDAHENLLAVKLDGPTKEDYVWGFRVGFMSFGFKGATEAQLKALEDKAAGTVRGNISNAPSISQKILLAAYQSAEYAQQKAEKYATLKKRYDIIKEVLAAHPEYNDAFEQMPCNSGYFMCIKPKGVDAEELRQKLIKDYSTGTIMLSGLIRIAFSAVPTEKLGKLFENIYNCIKEMK; the protein is encoded by the coding sequence TGAACGCAGAACTCTCCGCAAACGGTTGCTGCGTTCTTGATATGCTCTCTGAACAGGGCAAGGCCATTTTCTTCCCGCGCAAGGGTATTCTTGGCCAGGGTGCCGAAGCCAAGGGCTCCGATATCAATGCGACAATCGGTACAGCTCTCGAAGATGACGGCTCTCCGCTCGTTTTGGACTGCGTTCTCAAGTCTCTGAATCTCCCGAAGCAGTCCTTCCTCTATGCTCCGAGCTTCGGTAATCCGGACCTCCGCAAGGAATGGAAGGCTCAGGTCATTAAGAAAAACCCGACGCTTGCTTCCAAGAATTTCAGCAATCCGGTGGTGACCTGCGCTTTGACGCACGCCATTAGCTGCGCTGGTTACCTTTTCCTCGACGCTGGCGACGAAGTCATCATCCCGGACCTCTACTGGGACAACTACGAGCTCGTGTTCGAAAACGCCCGTGGCGCAAAGATCAAGACGTTCAACACCTTCAAGAACGGTGGCTTTGATACGGAAGCCTTGAAGGCCGCCCTCGCCGAAAGCAAGAGCAACAAGAAAGTCGTTCTCCTCAACTTCCCGAACAACCCGACGGGTTATACCGCTACAGAAAAGGAAGCTGTCGAAATTGCAAAGATTCTTACGGAATGCGCTGCTGCCGGCAACAAGGTCGTGGCTCTCCTCGATGACGCTTACTTTGGACTCGTTTATGAAGAAGGCGTGACGAAGGAATCCCTCTTCGTGAAGCTTGTCGATGCTCACGAAAACCTCCTCGCTGTGAAGCTCGATGGCCCGACCAAGGAAGACTACGTTTGGGGCTTCCGCGTTGGCTTTATGAGCTTTGGTTTCAAGGGCGCTACCGAAGCCCAGCTCAAGGCTCTCGAAGACAAGGCCGCCGGTACGGTCCGTGGCAACATTTCTAACGCTCCGTCCATTAGCCAGAAGATTTTGCTCGCCGCTTACCAGAGTGCCGAATACGCTCAGCAGAAGGCCGAAAAGTACGCCACCTTGAAGAAGCGTTACGACATCATCAAGGAAGTCTTGGCCGCACATCCGGAATACAACGACGCTTTCGAACAGATGCCGTGCAACAGCGGTTATTTTATGTGCATCAAGCCGAAGGGCGTTGACGCCGAAGAACTCCGCCAGAAGCTCATCAAGGATTACAGCACGGGCACGATTATGCTCTCGGGCCTTATCCGCATTGCTTTCAGCGCCGTTCCGACCGAAAAGCTCGGCAAGCTCTTTGAAAATATCTATAATTGCATCAAGGAAATGAAATAG
- a CDS encoding NUDIX domain-containing protein, which yields MMAVCGIVKKNGRILMCKRATGVPFQGCWELPTETLEGDEPAENALERVFFERLTAKTRSLQRVGAVDFSYGEGYRILAYGVELEKNFIHIYGYDDFRWVKPCHLRTLRVLEPHVTLLTR from the coding sequence ATGATGGCTGTTTGTGGTATAGTCAAGAAAAATGGTCGAATTTTGATGTGTAAAAGGGCCACCGGGGTGCCTTTCCAGGGGTGTTGGGAACTGCCGACCGAAACTTTGGAGGGGGATGAACCTGCCGAAAATGCTCTGGAAAGGGTCTTTTTTGAGCGCTTGACCGCAAAAACACGATCTTTGCAGCGTGTAGGGGCGGTTGATTTTTCGTATGGCGAAGGTTACCGGATTTTGGCGTACGGGGTGGAACTCGAGAAGAATTTTATCCATATATATGGGTATGATGATTTCCGGTGGGTGAAACCGTGTCATTTAAGGACACTTCGTGTACTTGAACCCCATGTGACTTTGCTCACTAGATGA
- a CDS encoding HD domain-containing phosphohydrolase, which yields MKNRFFAFNDAGAFEKELVQFSNWCKENGSPTVCFQIHSAILDPEKLKPVWDILEKVFSDVPWFGNSTSGNIVNCEKTGDISVSAIIFEKPTTKFKIHQYDFSQKSINDIANEIVKEANHNPWVKAVEIYHCIAPFSTTHLCEGLDSLAPHIQIFGGIVCSPDITSPESCVFSSVGGYTKTGLLVVFYGGEEFFVESRKISGWKPIGRNFHVTRSKGNVLYELSSLPAYEVYNKYLNIKNDNNFFYNALEFPMLYEHNGISIVRAAGASNPDGSLTMSSDIDEGSIVRLSYGEPQLIVEKIRAESESAELFAPEVMHIFSCAARKAFWSQHEPTYEITPFKNLATSTGFFSHGEFLREKGHLNQHNITLVIASMREGPIVRNEDKKIEHISEKSTRLPLAARMATFISETSFELEQINSKLRVMNEHLQDVATTDSLTGLENRLAFDALLDTINQEQSKTSNWTMLLMDVNGLKYANDTFGHQAGDALIVAAANAIKGAYGTTGNCFRIGGDEFVVVMRAPLDSLFKLQRQLRRGIEEYNKTALYHLSIAVGESRLCSETGIRKSISDWKMEADLNMYRDKVRYHKSSESNENQNLKDLISCLISVEEAKDSYTAHHSDRVKAYSELIARFLGLSESSISLITNAAHLHDIGKIGIQDNVLTKPGKLTDEEFDIIKQHPVIGAKILMQSNYTHEMVQIVLHHHERFDGRGYPEGLKGEDIPIGARVIAIADSIDAMTSKRVYRDAMSLDYCRNEIEKNLGKMYDPAIGKVVLEHWNEMVDSLLSMRSGRPKVI from the coding sequence ATGAAAAACAGATTTTTTGCTTTTAACGATGCGGGGGCATTCGAAAAAGAACTTGTCCAGTTTAGCAACTGGTGCAAGGAAAACGGTTCGCCTACCGTATGTTTCCAGATTCATTCTGCAATATTGGATCCGGAAAAACTGAAGCCTGTTTGGGACATCTTGGAAAAAGTTTTTTCCGATGTTCCATGGTTCGGCAACTCGACTAGCGGAAACATTGTTAACTGCGAAAAAACTGGCGACATCTCGGTATCAGCCATCATATTTGAAAAGCCGACAACAAAATTTAAGATTCATCAGTACGATTTCTCCCAAAAATCAATCAACGACATTGCAAACGAAATTGTAAAAGAGGCCAACCATAACCCCTGGGTGAAGGCCGTTGAAATTTATCATTGCATTGCACCTTTTTCTACAACGCATCTTTGCGAGGGCCTCGACTCCTTAGCACCGCACATCCAGATTTTTGGCGGTATCGTTTGTTCCCCCGATATCACAAGTCCGGAATCCTGTGTTTTTTCGTCAGTAGGCGGCTACACCAAGACCGGTCTTTTGGTCGTGTTCTATGGCGGCGAAGAGTTCTTTGTTGAATCACGCAAGATTAGCGGCTGGAAACCCATCGGTCGTAACTTCCACGTTACCCGTTCCAAAGGCAACGTCCTTTATGAATTGAGCAGCCTTCCAGCCTACGAAGTGTACAACAAGTACCTGAACATCAAGAACGACAATAATTTCTTTTATAACGCTCTTGAATTCCCGATGCTCTACGAGCATAACGGCATTTCAATTGTACGTGCAGCAGGCGCAAGTAATCCAGACGGTTCACTCACCATGTCTTCGGATATAGACGAAGGCTCGATAGTCCGCCTGTCGTATGGCGAACCTCAGTTGATTGTCGAAAAAATCAGGGCCGAAAGCGAAAGCGCCGAACTTTTCGCCCCAGAAGTCATGCATATTTTCTCATGCGCTGCACGAAAAGCGTTCTGGTCGCAGCATGAACCGACCTATGAAATTACACCATTCAAGAATCTAGCCACCAGCACTGGATTTTTCTCGCATGGCGAATTTTTGCGTGAAAAAGGACATTTGAACCAACATAACATCACGCTTGTTATCGCTTCGATGCGTGAAGGCCCAATAGTAAGAAACGAAGACAAAAAAATAGAACATATTTCGGAAAAGTCTACACGTCTGCCGCTTGCAGCCCGCATGGCAACATTCATTAGCGAAACATCTTTTGAACTAGAACAGATTAACAGCAAGTTACGCGTAATGAACGAACACTTGCAAGATGTTGCTACGACAGACAGCTTAACGGGCCTCGAAAACAGACTTGCATTCGATGCACTTCTAGACACAATCAATCAAGAACAATCCAAAACAAGCAATTGGACCATGCTCTTGATGGACGTGAACGGCCTAAAATATGCAAACGACACCTTTGGCCACCAGGCAGGCGATGCACTAATCGTCGCAGCTGCTAACGCAATCAAAGGCGCCTACGGCACCACCGGGAATTGCTTTAGAATCGGAGGCGATGAATTTGTTGTTGTTATGCGAGCCCCGCTTGATTCGCTGTTCAAGCTGCAAAGACAATTGAGGAGAGGAATCGAGGAATACAACAAGACGGCTTTGTACCATTTGTCGATTGCTGTAGGCGAAAGTCGCCTATGCAGCGAGACCGGAATCCGCAAGTCTATTAGTGACTGGAAAATGGAAGCCGACTTGAACATGTATCGCGACAAGGTACGTTATCACAAATCGTCTGAAAGCAACGAGAACCAGAATCTCAAGGACCTGATTTCTTGCCTGATTTCAGTCGAAGAAGCAAAAGATTCTTACACGGCACACCATTCTGACCGCGTAAAAGCGTATTCAGAACTGATTGCCCGTTTCTTAGGTCTTTCGGAAAGTTCAATATCGTTGATTACAAATGCCGCTCATTTGCATGATATTGGCAAGATAGGCATTCAGGACAACGTACTTACAAAACCGGGAAAACTCACCGACGAGGAATTCGATATTATTAAACAGCACCCGGTTATTGGTGCAAAGATTCTAATGCAGTCAAACTACACGCACGAAATGGTGCAGATTGTGCTGCACCACCATGAACGCTTCGATGGCCGCGGCTACCCGGAAGGTCTCAAAGGCGAAGATATCCCAATAGGCGCCCGCGTGATTGCCATTGCAGACTCCATCGACGCCATGACCAGCAAGCGCGTCTACCGCGATGCCATGTCGCTGGACTACTGCCGCAATGAAATCGAGAAGAATCTAGGCAAAATGTACGACCCCGCCATCGGCAAGGTTGTGCTGGAGCATTGGAACGAAATGGTCGATTCCCTATTGTCAATGCGCTCAGGCCGTCCAAAAGTTATCTAA
- the dusA gene encoding tRNA dihydrouridine(20/20a) synthase DusA, which translates to MNIDFNRRLSIAPMLDCTDRHERYFLRLLSKHILLYSEMVVSTGLLHCENKDLFLGHEPFEHPAVLQLGGSNPADLAAASKLVEAAGFSEVNLNCGCPSDRVQNGNFGACLMKEKQVVADCFKAMQDAVSIPVSIKCRIGVDDMDSWEFFTDFIQTIKDAGCKIFIVHARKAWLKGLSPKENREVPPLHYEFVHRLKAEMPELNLSINGGIKTLDQIEEQLQDLDGVMVGREAYENPWFLHDADARIFGDVRPESNDPAEIIAGNAIPATRKALLEAYLPYVEKQTAEGCPATILVKHLYGLFAGLPGARKFRAMLSNESPRAHLYGGAAALIRKAMEMVAE; encoded by the coding sequence ATGAATATCGACTTTAATCGTAGACTTTCTATCGCTCCGATGCTCGACTGCACGGACCGCCACGAACGCTATTTTTTGCGTTTGCTTTCCAAGCACATTTTGCTCTATAGCGAAATGGTCGTGTCCACGGGGCTTTTGCACTGCGAAAACAAAGACTTATTCCTCGGTCATGAACCTTTTGAACATCCCGCCGTATTGCAACTCGGCGGTAGCAACCCCGCAGACCTTGCCGCAGCTTCAAAGCTTGTCGAAGCCGCAGGCTTTAGCGAAGTCAACTTGAATTGCGGTTGCCCTTCGGACCGTGTGCAAAACGGGAACTTCGGTGCATGCCTCATGAAAGAAAAGCAAGTTGTCGCCGACTGTTTCAAGGCCATGCAAGACGCCGTTTCGATTCCGGTTTCTATCAAGTGCCGCATTGGCGTTGATGACATGGACAGCTGGGAATTTTTCACAGACTTTATCCAAACTATTAAGGATGCCGGTTGCAAAATCTTTATCGTACACGCACGCAAGGCATGGCTCAAAGGCCTTTCGCCTAAAGAAAATCGCGAAGTGCCACCGCTCCATTACGAGTTCGTCCACCGCCTCAAGGCCGAAATGCCCGAGCTCAACTTGAGCATCAACGGCGGAATCAAGACGCTCGACCAGATCGAAGAGCAACTCCAGGATTTGGATGGCGTGATGGTCGGTCGCGAAGCCTACGAGAATCCGTGGTTTTTGCACGATGCCGATGCGAGAATTTTCGGGGATGTCCGCCCCGAAAGTAACGACCCGGCAGAAATTATCGCCGGGAATGCAATCCCCGCCACACGAAAGGCGCTCCTCGAAGCTTACCTCCCCTACGTCGAAAAACAGACTGCCGAAGGCTGCCCTGCAACGATTCTCGTGAAGCACCTCTACGGACTTTTTGCAGGCCTCCCGGGAGCCCGTAAATTCCGTGCCATGCTGAGCAACGAAAGCCCCCGCGCGCACCTTTACGGAGGCGCCGCCGCCCTCATCCGAAAAGCAATGGAGATGGTTGCGGAATAG
- a CDS encoding citrate synthase, whose amino-acid sequence MSNNATLNYNGKSYELPVVDGTEGEHGLDISALRKSSGLVTLDYGYLNTGSTKSSITFVDGEHGVLRYRGYSIEDLAEKATFPETAWLLIYGELPNQEQLSHFRTLLTENALLHENLLHFFREMPPGAHPMGILSSVVNAVGLFTPRFYDDENIASAFELTTAGLISKIRTIAAFAYKASIGEPFVYPEAERSYCSNFLNMMFSSKARPYHPDPIMEKALNTLLIVHADHEQNCSTSTVRMVGSSQANLYASICAGICALWGPLHGGANQAVLETLLRIQQSGMTIEQVMDKAKDKNDPFRLSGFGHRVYKSYDPRAKVLKKLMYQVFEREHVHDPLLDVAIKLEEAALKDEYFIERKLYPNVDFYSGILYRAMGIPTNMLTVMFAIGRLPGWIAHWKEMHDDPQSKINRPRQIYTGKTERPWIDRDKR is encoded by the coding sequence ATGTCCAATAACGCAACCTTAAACTACAACGGAAAAAGCTACGAACTCCCCGTCGTTGATGGCACTGAAGGCGAGCACGGTCTCGATATCAGCGCGCTTCGCAAGAGTTCTGGCCTTGTCACGCTGGATTACGGTTACTTGAACACCGGTAGCACTAAAAGCTCTATCACGTTCGTCGATGGCGAACATGGTGTGCTGCGCTACCGAGGATACTCCATTGAAGATCTTGCAGAAAAGGCGACTTTCCCGGAAACCGCTTGGCTCCTGATTTACGGTGAACTCCCGAATCAGGAACAGCTGAGCCATTTCCGCACGCTCTTGACGGAAAACGCCTTGTTGCACGAGAACTTGCTGCACTTCTTCCGCGAAATGCCGCCGGGAGCTCACCCGATGGGTATTCTTTCGTCCGTGGTGAATGCCGTGGGTCTTTTCACGCCGCGTTTCTATGACGATGAAAACATCGCAAGCGCATTCGAACTCACGACCGCAGGCCTCATTTCGAAGATTCGTACGATTGCCGCATTTGCTTACAAGGCAAGTATCGGTGAACCGTTCGTGTATCCGGAAGCAGAACGCAGCTACTGCAGCAACTTCCTGAACATGATGTTCAGCAGTAAGGCTCGCCCGTACCACCCGGATCCGATCATGGAAAAGGCGCTCAACACGCTTTTGATTGTCCATGCGGACCACGAACAGAACTGCTCCACTTCGACCGTTCGTATGGTGGGCAGCTCTCAGGCTAACCTTTACGCTAGCATTTGCGCCGGCATTTGCGCCTTGTGGGGCCCGCTCCACGGTGGTGCAAACCAGGCTGTGCTCGAAACGCTTCTCCGTATCCAGCAGAGCGGCATGACGATTGAACAGGTGATGGATAAGGCTAAGGACAAGAACGATCCGTTCCGTCTTTCTGGCTTTGGTCACCGTGTTTACAAGAGCTACGACCCGCGCGCCAAGGTCTTGAAGAAGCTCATGTACCAGGTATTCGAACGCGAACATGTGCACGACCCGCTTTTGGATGTGGCTATCAAGCTCGAAGAAGCCGCCCTCAAGGACGAATACTTCATCGAACGTAAGCTCTACCCGAATGTGGACTTCTACTCCGGCATTCTCTACCGCGCTATGGGCATCCCGACGAACATGCTTACTGTGATGTTCGCTATCGGACGCTTGCCGGGCTGGATTGCTCACTGGAAGGAAATGCACGACGATCCGCAGAGCAAGATTAACCGTCCGCGCCAGATTTACACCGGCAAGACGGAACGCCCGTGGATTGATCGCGATAAACGATAA
- a CDS encoding sensor domain-containing diguanylate cyclase, translating into MGLKVSNLTNSIIIKSLLLLIVSMLVIVMIGTYVFTQRQMKTTLKLSYDTNETQLQQLANTVNNEMEQFASRLTLLAKTSEIQSMDKLIAAGYLKSFNISSLFISGESISLFDRSYNLVCNNSMLGSTKITYPIEFNRISPHRPTISPWYRDADGTPKRAFGVVVSDRAMGDGRLISNFSIRRLWKYFSEYKVGQNGILIACNGQGEILYHPDMRTWLDGVHKISELGLGDMNIKQDNDNSIRFVKLDKGKSYLINRTFNPTYDLGLIALQPKTEIDAQVSSVQHVSRIILYSSIIAILLVSLWQILIVCKPLNNLIDHISQITEGNLNIEEFKAKSSQDEIGRLAKVFNQMHATIKRQIQELNAHREILEKEVKERTYELEQANKKLDLISRTDELTQLPNRRDMHRTIEKEVERANRFRKAFSIIFIDIDHFKNVNDTYGHAAGDAVLKSVASTIRGLLRKYDVLARYGGEEFLTLLPETELKDAAHVAERFRKQIENQTIFFGGKEIKVTITLGVAQFDSTQGAEKCIQLADKALYEGKEHGRNKVILWNNDQPMENTQT; encoded by the coding sequence ATGGGTTTAAAAGTTTCCAATCTCACAAACAGCATCATCATCAAGAGTTTACTGCTCTTGATTGTCTCAATGCTTGTCATCGTGATGATTGGAACTTACGTTTTCACCCAGAGGCAAATGAAGACCACGCTTAAACTGAGTTACGATACCAACGAAACCCAGTTACAGCAACTCGCAAACACGGTCAACAACGAAATGGAGCAGTTTGCAAGTCGTCTGACTTTGTTGGCAAAGACTTCCGAAATTCAAAGCATGGACAAGCTCATAGCGGCCGGTTACCTCAAAAGCTTCAACATATCGTCGCTATTCATTTCGGGCGAATCCATATCGCTCTTTGACCGTAGCTACAATCTTGTCTGCAACAACTCCATGCTGGGCTCAACCAAGATAACCTACCCCATCGAATTCAATAGAATTTCACCACACAGACCCACCATTTCTCCGTGGTACCGTGATGCAGACGGCACTCCCAAGCGAGCCTTTGGCGTTGTCGTTTCGGACAGAGCCATGGGTGATGGAAGACTGATATCAAACTTTTCGATTCGCCGACTCTGGAAATACTTTTCGGAATACAAAGTCGGGCAAAACGGCATTCTCATCGCATGCAATGGCCAAGGCGAAATCCTTTACCACCCGGATATGAGAACTTGGCTTGACGGAGTCCACAAGATTTCCGAACTCGGACTTGGCGACATGAACATCAAGCAGGACAACGATAATTCCATTCGTTTCGTAAAGCTGGACAAAGGAAAATCCTACCTCATCAACAGGACTTTCAACCCGACTTACGATCTCGGTCTTATCGCTCTCCAGCCCAAGACTGAAATTGACGCCCAAGTTTCATCGGTCCAGCATGTTAGCCGAATTATTTTGTACAGTTCCATTATCGCCATTTTGCTCGTTTCTCTCTGGCAAATATTGATTGTGTGTAAGCCATTGAACAACTTGATTGACCATATTTCGCAAATTACCGAAGGAAACCTCAACATCGAGGAATTCAAGGCAAAGAGCAGCCAAGACGAAATCGGCAGACTTGCAAAAGTCTTTAACCAGATGCACGCCACTATAAAACGGCAAATTCAGGAACTGAACGCGCATAGAGAGATTCTTGAAAAAGAAGTCAAGGAACGTACGTACGAGCTAGAACAAGCTAACAAAAAACTCGACTTGATTTCAAGAACGGACGAACTCACGCAACTGCCGAACCGTCGCGACATGCACAGGACTATCGAAAAGGAAGTCGAACGCGCAAACCGATTCAGAAAGGCTTTCAGCATTATCTTTATCGATATCGACCATTTCAAGAACGTAAACGACACATACGGCCATGCCGCAGGCGATGCCGTGCTCAAGTCCGTCGCAAGTACCATCCGCGGGCTTCTCCGCAAATACGACGTTCTCGCTCGATATGGCGGTGAAGAATTCTTGACGCTCCTCCCCGAAACAGAGCTGAAAGACGCCGCACACGTTGCCGAACGATTCCGCAAGCAGATTGAAAACCAAACTATCTTCTTTGGCGGTAAAGAAATCAAGGTCACGATCACATTGGGTGTCGCTCAATTCGATAGCACTCAAGGCGCCGAAAAGTGCATCCAGCTTGCAGACAAGGCTCTTTACGAAGGCAAGGAACACGGCCGTAACAAAGTCATTCTTTGGAACAACGACCAGCCCATGGAAAATACGCAAACGTAA